The Candidatus Eremiobacterota bacterium nucleotide sequence GTTGAACAGAGGGCCGATTCTATCGACTGAATCGTGGCAAGCTCCTGCACCTTCCTAGCAAAGCTTGCATGATGATAGGCGCTGTTTACGGCTATCGCCACGGTTTTCGCAGAGATTGAGAGAAATTTCAGGTCCCGGGCCGAAAAGTTCCACAGCTCTCTTGCTGCCACAAGGATCACGCCGACAAAATGATGCTCCACGGCGAGGGGGACGCAGAGGACGGTAATGCATCCCGCCTTCTTTATGTAATCGAAATGGGGAGAGGTGATATCGCCGGCAGAGAGTATTCCCGGTGTGCCTGTCTTGATAATGTTCCTGAGAAAATCGCATTCTTTCCTTGTAAGGGTGCCCTTTTTCACCGCCTGGCCGGCAGCGCAGGTAATGCTTATCACTTTCTCCTCGTTATGAAGGTCATTGAGAAGAATAGACCCCACTTCGGCAGAGAAAAGCTCAAGAAACTGCATCAGTATGATGTTGAGGGACTGGTCAATATCGATTTCCCCGCTGGCCGATGAGATATAATCATCGAGAAGGGAGGCCTTCCTGTGAATCTTGAGGGTCGTGACACCAGGCTCCTCGATGAGCTTCAAGGACTCCTCAAGAAAAAGGAGCACCTCGCCGGCAAGCTTCAATGAAGCCGGGGAAAGCAGAGGCACCTTATCTGTAAAGGCCTCGACGGTGTTGCTATGGAGCTTGAATGCTGCCGCCAGCTCAGACTTGTTATCTTCAGTGAGAGTATCGGATTTATAAGGCCCTGCGAGGAGAAATCCTTCCGGGAGGCCGAAAAAGACTATGGGCACGACGAGAAACCTCATCCCCATAATGACTTCCTGGGGCCGGTAGTCCGGCGTCATGGCAAACTTCTCTATCACCTGGGAGCCCAGGAGCTTCGAAAAAACCCTGCTCCCCACGATATGGAGGTATGCGCTGTCTTCGGGATGAGGTATCTTTCTTATGACTTTCCCCGCGCTGTCTGTCACGGTGAGGCTTAACCCCGTGATGTTGAAGAAATGGCGCTGAAATATAAAAAACTGAGATGCATCAACTATGCCCTTAAGGGGTGTCCTGTTTTTCTTCATTGACGGCATATCCTGTTCCTCATCATGGAGTGATTGGCTGCCGCAGGGGCAGACACCTGCAACGGCGTTCAGGAATGAGCCTCTGTTCTGCCTGCCGGCTCATAGATACAGATGCGGTCTCTGCCTTTCTGCTTTGCCTGGTAGAGGGCCACATCGGCCTGCTTGATTAACCTCTGGAAAGGAATCTGCTCTTCAAAGGCAGTGATGCCGAAGCTCAGCGTCACGTGCTCCCTGTGCCCTCCATGCTCCACGGCGTGCTCTTTCAGGTAACGCCTGATCTTTTCCGCCACTTTGACGGCTCCCTCTATGGTGGCATTTTCCAGGATGACTATGAATTCCTCTCCCCCGGAGCGGCACACCACATCAGAGGACCTTGTGCTTTTCCTGAGGGCCTCGCCGATGAAACAGAGGACCTTGTCGCCGTAATCATGGCCATGGAGGTCATTGAACTGCTTGAAAAAATCTATGTCAGCGGCCATGCAGCAGAGGGGAATATCAAACTGCCGGGAGGCGACAATTTTCAGGCTGGTTTTCTCCTTGAGGGCTCGGCGGTTGTCCAGGCCGGTGAGCTCGTCGGTCCGCGCCTGGTTATTGAGGTTCGTCACCACATGGTTGCAGAGGATGACGAAATCCTTGTGATCCACTACGCCGTCTCCATTCAGATCACAGGCCATGAGGTCCGCCATGGACATTTTTTCCATTATGAACTGGCCCACAGGAGAATTGCTTACCACATGCTGTAGGATTTCAAGATCGTCGCGGTCCACTTCCTGGTCTCCGCTGATGTCGCCAAGGGTAAAAGAAAAAACCTGCCCGTCGGGAAGGATTTTATTGATGACCGAGCCGATATCGGACTCAGGATCCAAGTCCTTTTTCCCTCTGGATATCTCTTCAGGAGCCATTATGGTGACCTCGGCAGAACAGAATAGTGCAATGAGCGTACCACTATTATATTTGCTCTGCGCAGAGAGAATCCTCTGAGGAACAGATTTCAGGAGCGCTTCCCGTTCAACGCCTGAAGCTCCGCCTTTATTGACTCCTTCAGGGCAGCCTTGAGAGGAGGCGGGAGAAATATGGCATCTGCCGCCACAAGGATCATCGATTTCAGGTCTTCCATCGTGCAGCCCATCCTGGTGAGAGCCTTCTCGTATTCCTTGTTGAGATCGGTGTCGCACACGCCTGGATCATCGGTGTTTATGGTAGCCTTGCCCCCCCCGTCATGGAATTTTTTCAGGGGATGGCTTTCAAGCGACAGAACGGCGCCGGTCTGCACGTTGCTGGTAGGGCACATCTCCAGCACGATTCCCTTCTTTATGAGATCCTGCACAAGGGCGGGATCTTCAAAGGCCCTCACCCCGTGGCCTATTCTCTCGGCATGGCACTCCTCGACGGCGGTGCGAACGCTGTCCGCGCCGCGGGCCTCTCCTGCATGGATGGTCCTGTGGAGGCCATCGTTTTCGGACTCGATAAAGACCGGCACGTAAGGATCGGGAGGATACTGGGCCTCATCACAGGCAAGATCAAGAGCATTCACTCTCCCATACCCCCCGGATGCCTGCGGGGGCTCACCCTCGCAGGCGGCTACGGACCCGCTCTTAAGGTACTCCTCGGCAAGGTCTTCAAGCATTTTGCCTGTCTCGGCGCCCTTGTGGCGGGGAATGATTACCGTGAGGCTCACCATGATGCCGGTCTCTTTTTCACCCTGGCGGACCCCCTGAATGACGGCATCCATCACCTTCTTCAGGTCAAGCTTCCCTTTCCTTGCCATGGACATGGGAGAGAAGCGGAGCTCCATCGCCCTGATATTCTCATTCTTTGCATCCCGCACGCATTCGGTGCTTATTTCCCTGATTGCGTCGGTATTGACAAAAAGCTCGCTGATGGGAGAGAACTTGGACAGAAAATCCCCCAGCGTCTTGTCCTTTTCGGTGATGCACACGTAAGGCTTGAGGGTGTCGGCCGTCGTGGCGGGAAGGCTTATTCCGTACTTGCCGGCCATCCTGATGATAGTCTCAGGCCTCAGGGAGCCCTCGAGGTGGCGGTGAAGATCTATCTTGGGAAGCTTTTTTATCGTATCAGAGAGAGATGAAGTCCCTTTCTCCCCTTCCCTGGGTGCCGCTCCGGAAAGCTCTATGGTATCAGCCGCAGGAGCCGCCTGAGCTTCCTGTGCCTGGGGCGCCGCCAGTTTCCGGTACTCATTGATCCCTTGAGCGAGAGGCTGTATGCTGTCCATAATTCTGACCTGCCATTCCTGTTGACGGTATCATCCTAATATAGTGTAACACAAGGTGCGCCTCCATTCAATGCATGGCATCTTAAAGAATTGTGAACTTATGGGGACAGGCTGTTGGAGTCTGTCCCCTTTTCTGCTATAATAAAGCTATGAAATCCGGGCGTGATACCTTGCTGCTCTTCGTGATGTGCGCCATGATGCTGTTTGTGGCGTCAACGCTCGACTCTTTCAAAGCAAGGAAATATCTCGTCAGCGAGAAAAAACCTTCACTGCGGCATTTTTCCCCTGGAGACCTGCTGCGTGAGCTGGACGGCACGCTGGAAAAAATGGCCCGCAGCCTGACGGAAGGCACAAAGGCCCCTGCAAAAAAGAACGGGAAAGAGGGAGGGGACCTTCAGAAGCCTCAACCTGAAGCCCATTCAGCAGAGACATACTTCACCATGGCAAAGGACTGCTGGAAAAGAAAGGATTACCGCAAGGCCGCCACTTACGGAGAGACGGCCGTCACATGCTGGATAGAGGCGAAAGCCTCCCGGGAAAAGATACTCATGGGACGCGAGTTTCTCGCGAAGGTTTACGAGGCTCTCAAAGACTATGAGAATGCAAAGGTGCAGTATACCCTCCTTGCCGGGATGAATCCCGGAAACTCGCTTTACCGCGTGAAGCTGGCGGAGCTCAAAAAGCGTGAGGACGAAAAGCGGCTCTCATCGGTGAGGGCCCTCGAGAGCCAGGCCCGCGCCGAGAAGAGCAGGGGAAACCACCTGGGCGCAATGGATCTTGCTGAAAAAGCTGTTAACGCTCTTGAGAGGACCGGAGGGCCGTCGAATGAGAAGGCTGCAATGTACGCCCTTCAGGGGGACTGTGCCCGTATCCTCGGCAACCCCTCGCAGGCAGCCAACTTCTACACCCAGGCGCTGAGCCTCAACCCTGCGAACAGCTCTTACAGGGCTTCCTTTAAAACAGTCTCCTCGCAGATAAAGCCTCCTGCGGCCGTGCGATCCTCATCATCCCGCGCCTCCTATTCCACTTACCCGTCCTCCTCTTACTCATCGCCTTCGTACAGCAGGTACCCTTCATCATCCCTTTATGTGTCCCCCTCCCAGGGCTCCCTGTCAATCCCCTCTTACTACCCTTCCGGAACCTATTCAGGGTACGGAAGCTCATCATATTCACAGGCCATAAGCGAACAGAACCGCAGCGTTATTGAGGCGTACAACGCCAGGCTGAGGGAGACCCAGGCGAGAAACCAGGCCGTCATCAACAGTTATAACGAGCGGATGCAGCAGCAGATACAGGCACAGAACCAGCAGCTCATACAGGGCGCCCGCTATGGAACCTCCGGCTCCTGGAATTCCTCCAGCTCTCATGGGCCTTCTGTATCTGTCCCCAGGCCCGGCAGATAAAAATGGCTGCCCTCTTGACATCTTTATTTTAATATTGTAATATATGAATGTGGTGATATTATGAAAGAAAAACAGAGCGATATGGCGGAACTGTTCAAAGCCCTGGGCCACCCCACGAGGCTTACCATAGTGGAAGGCCTCACCAAGAACGAGTGCAATGTCATGCATATCGTGGAGTGCCTCAAGATACCCCAGGCTACCATATCACAGCACCTGGCGGTCCTCAAGTCCTGCGGCATCATCAGGGGCGAGAGAAAGGGAACGCAGATATGCTATAAGGTAGTCGATGAGAGGGTAAGAAAGCTTATGAAATTCATTGAAAACAATAAATAACAGCAAAGGAGGAACTACAATGAGCAGCGTGATGGAAGTAACCGATCAGAATTTCCAGACTGAGGTTCTCGAGGCCCCCACGGCGGTGCTGGTGGACTTCTGGGCGCCCTGGTGCGGTCCCTGCAGGATGATGGCGCCTGTCATCGACGGAGTCTCAAAAAAACTGGAAGGATCCGTCAAAGTGGTAAAGCTCAACACCGACGAGAACGGCAAGATCGCCTCTGATTTCAACATCCAGGGGATTCCCAGCCTTCTCATCTTCAAGGGGGGCAAGGAAGTTGACCGCCTTGTGGGATTTACCCAGGAGCCCATGCTGATGGAGAAGCTGAAGCCCTTCATGAAATAGCCGGGCAGGAGAGGAACACTCATGCCCCCGGGGGGCCATCGCCGGAGAGAAGGAAGAATCCCGTTTGACGAGAATGAATGTATCCTTATTACCGCTTTGCATTTTGAAAGGAGCCCCCCATGGATAAAAATACAGGCGCAAAGAAAACCCTTAACAACCTCACTGCAGAGCTTGTGAAAAACAAGATGGAGCTCTCTTACTTCCGCCTCAAGGAATTATACCAGATAAAGAACCTCGAGATAGAGAAGATGGAAGAGAAGATGGCCAAGATGAATGAAAAGGTGAACGATCTGAAGATGGAGCGGGAAAAGCTGGAGGACGAGCTGAACGGCCTCTATGAGTCATATATATGCTATTGCGGGGAAACAGAGCTGCAGCCGGCATTCGAGGGGGCGGAATAGACGTCAGTCGCCGTCAAAGAGAAGGTCGCCGAAAAATCCCGGCTGATGAAAGTCAATCTTCCCCACGGAAGACCAGGCGCAATAGGCGGCATTTTCGGGACACCCTGACACCCTGTAGAAATTTCCCTGCCACCGGCGCTCCTTGAGAGGACTTGAAGAAAAGGCCTCCCACGGAATGATGAAAAGAGACTCCCAGAGTGATTCCTCCCCGTGGACAGAAGAGTGGACCTGAACTCCTGAATGCCACGAAAAATCGGCAATCCTGCGCTCGCCGCTGGCATCAAGGGCAACATCGATGAAGCGGCCGTCAGGGGACGCCTGGAATTCCCTGTAAATCCTGAGATCCCTTGCACGGGGGCCCGCAAAGACCTCAAAGACATCGGAGAGCTGCCAGAGCAGCGGGGTTTTCCCTGTAGCGGGGTCCCGGGGGGTGCCGGGAGGCGCCAGGCGGAGCTCCTCGTACATCCCCCTGAAGAGCACATAAAGGAACTCAGTGTCCCACAGGCAGCGCACCGAGGTTTCTATTCCTGCGGGAAGGGTACTGCCGTCGTAATACGAGAGCTCTGCCGGGGGAGCCCCGGCCCAGAGACCGCTCCTGGCAGGCTCACTGCCGAGTCCGCCCTCCCTGACACGCATGCAGGAGAGAGCCTTGAAGACCTGAGTTTTTTCCATGAGATACTCCTTAGAGGCTTTCCCGCATTTCTCCTGCCTCACTGAAGGGCTGGCACCGGTGTTTTTTCTGTGAGCCTCTCTCTATTCGTATCGCTCCCCCCGGGAGAGAATACCATTCCGGGAATGAGACAGGTGAGTCTCCGCGTCCATGTTTCCTTACTTCGTGAGGTAGCCTTTCTCCTGCAGGTACCCTGCGATATGGCTGGCCATGACCTCGTTTCCCTCCGGGTTGGGGTGGATCAGGTCAGAGAACAGGTATTTATGGTGGTAATTCTGGTAATTGGTGAAGAGGTCAACGAGGTCAATATAGCCGGCATTATTGCAGAAGGCAAGATCATAGACCGCGGCGCGGTAGTGCGTTTCATCGGGCCTCATGCTTGATGTGTTGATCGGCAGGTTGAGAAAGATGACCTCAGTTCCTTCACTGGAGGCCAGCGAGAGAAACTCCTCCATGTTTTCACGGTACTCCTCATAGGGAACCCTGGAGGTGAAATTGCTTTTTCCCCGCATGGATTCAAAGATCTCTTCGCCGCTGAGCCTGGCCCTGAGCATCCGGTAAAAGGCGCTCTTCTGAAGAGAGGTCTTGAGGATTTTCGCGGCTTCCGACGAGGAGAGCCTCTCCCGGTCAGTGACCATCTGAGGGTGAATATCGTTGTTGAGGAAAGCGATTATCAGCAGGTCGGGCCTGTATTTCATCGCCGTCCTCCGGTAAAACTCAAGGCCCTGGAGGGATGAATACCCCATGCACCCTCCATTGATCACCTGCACAGGCTTCGTGAGATTTTTCGCTGAAAGAATCCTTTGAAGATAGTACGGGTAGGTCTCATTATCGGAGATGCCAATGTTTCCGAAGGTCACCGAGTCGCCAAGACATAAGATCCTGTAAGTGCCGGGAGGCTTTGCAACGGTGACGGGACCGGCACCGATCCATGTCCTGAAGCCGTCAGAGGTGGTGGAGAGCCAGTAAGTTGCCCTTGGAGTCTTGATTTTGAAATTCACCAGGTTTTTTTGAGGTGAGAAGAGCAGATAGGGATCGGGGACAAAGACCTCCTGATCGCGGTAACAGAGCCTGGCTGCCCCTTCGAGAAGGCATAGAAGAATGGCGGTGGTGATGACGGTGGCGAAGAGCAGCCTTTTGTTGAAGGCCCGCCTGGCCGCTATACCTGAGCCACTGGGCTCAGCCTCACTCTGCTCCGGTGCTTTGAGCGGATCGTCTTGGGACATTGCCGGTTTTCCTGCAGGGATTTTTGTTAGGTGTCACTCTTTTTCCCCGCTCACAGGGGAAGTCCTTTTTTCTCACGGGGGAAAAAGAGGGTGCCGGAGCGGATGAGCGGGATCCTGAAAAGAAAAAGCGGTTTTCACACCAATGCATTTTCCGAATCCCCATATGAAGAGCCTTCCAGCGGAGGAAGGGAACTTGAGAATCGCTGCCTTATTGGCATTGGCCTGCGAACGGCCTGGAAAAGATTACCTGCTATTGATGGAAAAATGAGTATGTGCTAAACTTGAAGCATGAAGAAACCCACTGTTTATCTGGAGACCACAATAGCAGGGTACCTCGCAGGGAGGCGGAGCCGTGACATTGTCGTGCTTGCCCACCAGGAGCTTACCCACATCTGGTGGGAAAACCATAGTTCCAGGTTTCGGCTTTATACCTCCGAGATTGTTCTGCAGGAAGCACAGATGGGCGACATTGACGCCGCCGCAAGAAGAATGAGCTATCTGGCAGGAATCCCTCTTATTGCCGTCAACGAAAAAGTCAGGGAACTCGCCGTACTTTATATGACCGAACTCGGATTCCCTAAGAAAGCACTCATTGATGCCCTCCATCTTGCCATATCAGTCCATTCTGCCATGGACTATCTGCTCACCTGGAACTGCACTCATCTTGCCAATGAAATCTTTCAAAGAAGACTGGTCAAAACAAACAATTCGCTGTCACATCATACTCCCCTGATAGTAACACCTGAAAATCTTATACAAGAAGAAGGGAGAGGCATAGAATGCTGAAAGATCCCATTGTTGAGGAGATCCGGCAATTACGGGAGAAGCTTGCTTCAGAACATGATTTTGATATGAACAAAATTTATAATTTCCTCATGGAATGCCAGGCACATTCAGGCGCCACATATCAAGAAAAGAGAAGTGCCAGACACAAAGCCGCGCGGGGAAAAGCTGCAGAGCTCCATTAAACGCCCTGAGCTGGAGGCGAAAAGAGCTGCTCTCTCTTGAGCCACCCAGCTCCGCATCATAGAGAGAGCTGCCCTTTTCAATATCTCTTCGCTCAGCTCAAAAAACTACCCCGCATGGCAGAAATATTTCTTAAAAAATCATTCTGCGCCGCCCCTTTCCACACCCCTCCCATTTCGCTTCAGCAATGCGCCTTTTCTCTTCACTGGAGGGGCTTTCAGGGACTCGTGGTGAAAAAATCGCAAAACAGGCCTTTCCGTCTCTCCCCGGCAGCGTGGTGATGGCTCTAAAATCCCATAACCATAGGTTTTTTCGATATTTCATTATTTGACATTCCACTTCATTTGTCCTATAATAATTATAGATACATTTGTTTCCATCAAAATAAAATCACTTACGAAAGGAGTATTATCGTGAATATCAAGGCTGGCTCTCACCTCAGGGAGGCCCCTCACCGGGAGGCTGATCAGGCCACCAAGGCCAGGTTTGCTTCTCCAGCGATGATCCGCGAGTATCCCGGCTACGAGGCCGTCATGGAGGGCGGGCAGGTCTTCAATGCCATCCCCGGCTTTCCGCTGGTGACGTACGGCGCCGACGAGGTGCTCTCGCGCTCGAACTGCCGCCACATTTTCCGCGATCTCGCCGGGGAGGTCCTGGACTGGAACCTCTGGTGCCTCTCCTCCGCCGGCACAAAGCTTGATATTCTCATAGGGGAAGCCCTTCTTTCTCTCAACGGGAAGCTCGAGAAGCTCGGCTATGTGCGGGTTTCAGACTTCGTGCGCGAGGAGCTGGGGATCTCTTCCCGGAGCGGCCATGAGCTGATGCGGTATACGAAGGCCCTTCAGAAGCTCCCCCTCATCAGGGAGGCTCTTGAAAAGGGGCTTCTGCGCAAAAGTGCGCTGCGGTATCTCTTCCAGGCCGTCACGCCCGAAACCGAGGCGGAGTGGCTCTCAAAAGCCATGCAGTGCACCATAAGACAAATTGAAGAGGAGGTGAAGTGTTTCAAATCCGGTGCCGAGGGAAGCGGCATCAATTCATTCGCTGCCGCCGATGACGACGAAGAGGACGCAGGGAGCCTCGCAGTGAGCGTGCGGGCTCCTTTTTCTGTTGCCGCAAAATGGGACCGGGCGCTGGAAGTGTTCCGCAGGATGGAGGAGGTGGAGCTCTCTTCGGAGTCTTTCGTGGAGGCTCTTCTCGCCGAATTCTCCGCTTCGGCGCCGAGCATTGGGATCGGGGTGCAGGGCACCACAGTACAGGCACCGGAGGATTCCGATTCCGGGACAGGGAAGCCTGAGGCTCGGGAGGCCGCGGGAGCTTCTCTCTGCCGCTCGCAGGGGAAAGACTCCCAGGGAGCCTGCGTCACCCACGGCGAGGGGGCATACTCTCGGAATAGCCTTGATGCTTCCGGCACCAAGGAGAACGGAACCGATCCCGCCATCGAGAAGAAAGCCCTTCTCCTTGGCGCCCTGGCGGGTGCCATCGGCTCCCTCGATGACGAGGCCTCCTTCGGCGAGCGGGACAAGGAGCTTGCCCGCCAGGTCCACAAGGATCTTGAAGAGATATCGCACCTCTGGGAGTTCCTGCCCTGGAAGCCTGTCACGGTGGAGCTTCCCCCGGAGTTTCAGGCTCCCGGGAGTCACTGCTCCGATGCCGATACCACCGTCACCCCTGACGGGACCCTGGTGCATCCTCCCGCCGATCCCTTCGAGACGGTCTCCCGCCTCCGGAAGATGGCTTCCCTGCGGCACTCCCTCTCCTTCTACCAGGGGAGGCTCCTGCGGACTCTCAACAATTTCGGTCTCTATAAGGACATGCTCTTCCTCTCCCTGGGGCATTACACCAGGGAGCGCCTCGGGATGTCCCGCAGCACCGCGTATTCTCTCATCAAATTAGAAAGGAGTTATCTGGAATATCCCGATATGCTGGACCTTGTGCAGGTGGGAAAGCTCTCCCCTGAGCAGGCGCGGCATCTCGCCAGGGTCTTCATTGAGGGAACCCGCGTCCAGGGAGCATGGCTCTCCTATGCACAGGAGGTGCCGGTTGCCACCCTGATGGCTGCCGTTGAAGGGTTCCTCCGCTTCGCGAAGAGGGCGGTCCACAAAAAGTGGGACATCCATCCCGAGGCCTTCGAGGTGGCCGTCACGGGAAGGTCCGTCAAGAGGGTTTCCCCCGCAATCTCTAATGCCATGGAACCCAGTGGGGATATGGGTTTGGATGCCACCGTCCAGATTTCCGCACAGCAAAAAACAGGGGAAGGGGGACATAGTTCCAGGGGAGCCGTCATCTGGGAGGTCACCCAGGGCAGGGAGCACCCCGATCTCCCTGAGATTCTCTCGATCCTCTCGGGAGAGACCCCGAAAGAAGGAACCTTCGGATCAAATCCCTCAGACCGGGGCGCCATCATCCGCTTCTTCATCAAAAAAGATCTTGTCCCCCTCTGGAACCACGCGGTGAGACTCTGGGCCGCCGGCAGGTCCGAAGAAGCCGCCGAGGGCGGGCAGGAGCTCGCGCTCTTCATCGAGGCCCTTCTTGACACTTTCCTCTCCGCCTGGGACCTCCCCGAGAAGCGGGACATCCACCACCGCACCCTGGCCCGTGATAATTACCAGTGCCAGGCTCCCGGCTGCAAGTGCCGGCGCAACCTTCATTCCCATCATATCATCTTCCGCTCACACGGGGGAAGTGACAAACTTCAAAACAGAATCACCCTCTGCATGGCCCACCACCTGCGGTGCCTCCACGAGGGCCACCTCATCATCAGGGGCCGGGCGCCCTATGGCCTTACCTTCATCTTTCCCCGCGATAGACGAGGCTTTTAACTATGCAGGAAATAATGCTTATGCCAAGAGGCCCGGGGGAAACGGGGCATTGAAAGGAGTTTTCCGTCCCTCTGTGAAATACCACAGAGGGACTTTTGCTTCTACCTTGTCATGGGCCCGGTTTTTTGCTAGAATTTAAAGAGAACGGAAAACGGGAGCCTCTCTCAGGATACATCACCATAGATGCCGCCAGGGTTTTTGGCGGCACGGAAACAAGGAGCAAAGCTGTGGAAAGCTATACCAGACACACCCGACGGCTCCTGCGCGGCACCACCCTCGCAGAGCTTCTCATCGCCACGTTCATCTTCGGCTTTCTCACCATGATCCTGCTGGGCATCATCAACTTCGGCACCCAGACGTGGAAGAAGGTGGAGTCCCGCTCGTCCACGGAGAAGGACATCCGCCGGGCGCTCCTCGACCTCTCCAAGACCATGAGAAACACCGACGTGGCCACCTTCAACTGCTCAGGCTCATATTCAAAATCAATTAACGGAAAAACCTTCGTAGTGCCCTGGATGGCCTTCAAGACGGCACAGGCAGTGGAGCTTTACGACCCCGAGTTCGTCGGATTTGACGGAACTACGGATACCAACAGGATGCAGTGGACTTACTTCATCCTTTACTATGCCGTGCCGCCGACAAATGACAACTGCCAGGGCGATACGGCAGCGGAAAAATATTGCCCCCACAAGATTCTCATCAAGAAATTCCTGGCGGTAAGCGGGACAGGAACAGGGGGCACCGATGCAAATATTACCAATAAGACATACCTCTCTTCCAGCGATGTGGACCCCTACCTTACGCAGACAGAATCGGCAAAAGACGTGGCGTCCGGCACGGAAAAAGCCGTGGACACCACTCTCGGCCCCTCTGTGTCGGTAGTTGCCCGCAATGTGCTCAATTTCGCCCCGGGATTCAACGATTTGAAGAACTCTCGATCATATGGAATCACTGCATCAATCCCCCAGGTTGCTTTTTCATTGAAATGCTTCAAGGTCCTGGAGTATGCAAAGTCGGGAGCCATAGGTACGTCCGATCTCGCGTCAAGCCTCATCCCCTCCACCATGTCCATCCAGGTGGACCAGAAAATCATCCCGGCCAACAATTACTGCCCATGATACCGTGAAGGCACTTCACAGGAACCGCCTGCTCCATGGAAGCGCCTTTGCCGCAGGCTGCATCCTCCTGGTCATGCTCATCTCAAGTGCAGGAGTGCAGCCTTTCCTGAGGACCCTCTCCCGCCTGTCACCAGCGGCGATAGCAGCAGCCCTCGCACTCTATTGCGTGGTCTGGCTCCTCAGGACCATGAGGCTCTCGAGGTTCATCTCCCATAGGGGAGAGGCTATTCGCGCTGCGGACCTTTTCAGGATGCATATCGCCAGCTATGCCCTCAACTCCATTCTGCCGGCCAAGCTCGGCGACGCTGCCCTGGCCGGCGTCCTCGCCGCAAGGGGATTCTCCCTGGGAAGCGCCGCCGCCGTGGTGCTCCAGATGAGGATACAAGATATAATGGCAGTGATTATCTGCATTATCCCCTCTCTTTTCATGATTGCCGAAAAAGACATGCCCTCATGGATTGTGACTCTCATGCTGGTATGCCTCGCTCTTGCGGCAGTTCCCATTGTCACACTTCTTCTTGACAGGAAGCAACGGATAGGCGATTTGCTGATGCAGGCGGAAAAGAGCTTCGGCCACCGCATAGTGAAAATGGCAGCGC carries:
- a CDS encoding carbohydrate-binding family 9-like protein, which codes for MEKTQVFKALSCMRVREGGLGSEPARSGLWAGAPPAELSYYDGSTLPAGIETSVRCLWDTEFLYVLFRGMYEELRLAPPGTPRDPATGKTPLLWQLSDVFEVFAGPRARDLRIYREFQASPDGRFIDVALDASGERRIADFSWHSGVQVHSSVHGEESLWESLFIIPWEAFSSSPLKERRWQGNFYRVSGCPENAAYCAWSSVGKIDFHQPGFFGDLLFDGD
- a CDS encoding GAF domain-containing protein, giving the protein MPSMKKNRTPLKGIVDASQFFIFQRHFFNITGLSLTVTDSAGKVIRKIPHPEDSAYLHIVGSRVFSKLLGSQVIEKFAMTPDYRPQEVIMGMRFLVVPIVFFGLPEGFLLAGPYKSDTLTEDNKSELAAAFKLHSNTVEAFTDKVPLLSPASLKLAGEVLLFLEESLKLIEEPGVTTLKIHRKASLLDDYISSASGEIDIDQSLNIILMQFLELFSAEVGSILLNDLHNEEKVISITCAAGQAVKKGTLTRKECDFLRNIIKTGTPGILSAGDITSPHFDYIKKAGCITVLCVPLAVEHHFVGVILVAARELWNFSARDLKFLSISAKTVAIAVNSAYHHASFARKVQELATIQSIESALCSTLDLEKVLSEVLKKSTKLLGAKKGSIMLIDDSGEYLKIAHAHGLSREIIENTRIKLGDGISGKVALEAQPRNLPQGVRTKDSKSGESKDIPAALSVPIIIKGKVIGVLNVSDRIEGDNFNAEDLGLLTLFASVAAIAIDNAKLHTDLHDMFSSSIRALINAIDARDPYTRGHSERVCHYAVKIGESLGLEKEFVQLLEYSAILHDIGKINISDNILLKEGKLTPPEWAKMKQHPVIATRIIDPVKSFRIAMPIIEHHHERYEGTGYPEKLIGEDIPLASRIIAVADSFDAMTSTRPYRRSMSREAAVQEIITNSGSQFDPKVVEAFLELLARGDLDEIYNAGLQGASSAEDGQE
- a CDS encoding adenosine deaminase family protein, translating into MDSIQPLAQGINEYRKLAAPQAQEAQAAPAADTIELSGAAPREGEKGTSSLSDTIKKLPKIDLHRHLEGSLRPETIIRMAGKYGISLPATTADTLKPYVCITEKDKTLGDFLSKFSPISELFVNTDAIREISTECVRDAKNENIRAMELRFSPMSMARKGKLDLKKVMDAVIQGVRQGEKETGIMVSLTVIIPRHKGAETGKMLEDLAEEYLKSGSVAACEGEPPQASGGYGRVNALDLACDEAQYPPDPYVPVFIESENDGLHRTIHAGEARGADSVRTAVEECHAERIGHGVRAFEDPALVQDLIKKGIVLEMCPTSNVQTGAVLSLESHPLKKFHDGGGKATINTDDPGVCDTDLNKEYEKALTRMGCTMEDLKSMILVAADAIFLPPPLKAALKESIKAELQALNGKRS
- a CDS encoding metalloregulator ArsR/SmtB family transcription factor; protein product: MKEKQSDMAELFKALGHPTRLTIVEGLTKNECNVMHIVECLKIPQATISQHLAVLKSCGIIRGERKGTQICYKVVDERVRKLMKFIENNK
- the trxA gene encoding thioredoxin, producing MSSVMEVTDQNFQTEVLEAPTAVLVDFWAPWCGPCRMMAPVIDGVSKKLEGSVKVVKLNTDENGKIASDFNIQGIPSLLIFKGGKEVDRLVGFTQEPMLMEKLKPFMK
- a CDS encoding tetratricopeptide repeat protein, which codes for MKSGRDTLLLFVMCAMMLFVASTLDSFKARKYLVSEKKPSLRHFSPGDLLRELDGTLEKMARSLTEGTKAPAKKNGKEGGDLQKPQPEAHSAETYFTMAKDCWKRKDYRKAATYGETAVTCWIEAKASREKILMGREFLAKVYEALKDYENAKVQYTLLAGMNPGNSLYRVKLAELKKREDEKRLSSVRALESQARAEKSRGNHLGAMDLAEKAVNALERTGGPSNEKAAMYALQGDCARILGNPSQAANFYTQALSLNPANSSYRASFKTVSSQIKPPAAVRSSSSRASYSTYPSSSYSSPSYSRYPSSSLYVSPSQGSLSIPSYYPSGTYSGYGSSSYSQAISEQNRSVIEAYNARLRETQARNQAVINSYNERMQQQIQAQNQQLIQGARYGTSGSWNSSSSHGPSVSVPRPGR
- a CDS encoding diguanylate cyclase, encoding MDPESDIGSVINKILPDGQVFSFTLGDISGDQEVDRDDLEILQHVVSNSPVGQFIMEKMSMADLMACDLNGDGVVDHKDFVILCNHVVTNLNNQARTDELTGLDNRRALKEKTSLKIVASRQFDIPLCCMAADIDFFKQFNDLHGHDYGDKVLCFIGEALRKSTRSSDVVCRSGGEEFIVILENATIEGAVKVAEKIRRYLKEHAVEHGGHREHVTLSFGITAFEEQIPFQRLIKQADVALYQAKQKGRDRICIYEPAGRTEAHS